In one window of Episyrphus balteatus chromosome 3, idEpiBalt1.1, whole genome shotgun sequence DNA:
- the LOC129916460 gene encoding uncharacterized protein LOC129916460, translating to MSYKKIYGFLCIVAVAAALPAEETRGGHARNAIGGENDIMDSIYSDCLRKDSVSCVKYKLFNFVDKVLAARDQFALTEGVTVVKTPGSEANGGGGGGAPRSISADESFESLALNRITSFLQSHTIKVELKGADIVSAVSSTGRALEDVSETLFGNDDPNAPESESRGKKKKAAKILGPILALVAIKAAALLPLLLGAIALIAGKALLIGKIALVLSAVIGLKKLLSQEKHVTYEVVAHPHHSASHSVSHDAYGSGYSADAGSSGSYGSSGHGGWGRSLDAQDLAYKSQKPVSVQ from the coding sequence atgtcttATAAAAAGATTTACGGTTTTCTGTGTATTGTGGCGGTTGCAGCAGCCTTACCCGCTGAAGAAACACGCGGCGGCCATGCTAGAAATGCAATTGGCGGTGAAAACGACATCATGGATAGCATCTATAGTGATTGCCTGCGCAAGGATTCAGTGTCGTGtgttaaatacaaattattcaATTTCGTCGACAAAGTCCTCGCTGCCCGTGATCAATTTGCTTTAACCGAAGGTGTAACAGTCGTTAAGACACCTGGATCGGAAGCcaatggtggtggtggtggtggtgctcCACGTTCAATTTCCGCTGATGAATCATTTGAATCGTTGGCTTTGAATCGCATCACCAGTTTCCTGCAATCGCACACCATCAAAGTTGAATTAAAGGGTGCCGATATTGTTAGTGCTGTATCATCGACTGGACGTGCTTTGGAAGATGTTTCCGAGACACTCTTTGGCAATGATGATCCAAATGCACCTGAATCAGAGAGTCGTGGCAAGAAGAAGAAGGCTGCCAAGATCTTGGGACCTATTCTAGCTTTGGTTGCTATTAAAGCTGCTGCCTTATTGCCATTGTTGTTGGGTGCAATTGCCTTGATTGCTGGTAAGGCTTTGTTGATTGGTAAGATTGCTTTGGTGCTGTCTGCTGTTATTGGGCTGAAGAAATTATTGTCACAAGAGAAACATGTTACTTATGAGGTTGTTGCTCATCCACATCATTCGGCTAGTCATTCGGTGAGTCATGATGCATATGGCAGTGGTTATAGTGCTGATGCTGGCAGTTCCGGAAGTTATGGTAGCTCTGGTCATGGTGGTTGGGGACGATCGCTAGATGCTCAAGATTTAGCATATAAATCACAAAAGCCAGTTTCTGTTCAATAA